ATCGATATTCGATAcagacaaattatattattatatacagctacacacagtacctacctactacagtAATAGACTAGCAGTGGCGGATTCTGAATTTTAACCGGCCCAGGAGAATTTCATTTCACCGGCCCAAAACACCATTAATGCAAACAATTTAGTGGAAatgtagtaaaattaataaataataatcattgatacCAGATGGCAtaggtttttgaaaataattaaaagaaatatctaacaaattattttttttaacatcttcaaccatagcaatatttttgtcatcattAACATCAACATTATAAAAAGTAGTATCACATTCATCActctataatagttaaaataattcagtacttatttttatttagaaattattaagtagcctgggtaggtacctagtttaatataatatatgcaatggTTTAGCATTTCTTAttgaacgaaaaaataaaacataatattataaattattacaatattacttctTTAACTAAAGGTATTCACTTTATGAATTAGTGTGATTGAAAATAGTTCCGAGATCGGTCTGCATTGCTTTGCTTTGGCCGGTTGTATTTCAGTATTATACAGCTACCAAGATAAtaccatgaataaataaataaccgtgAAATTAACTAGAGTTATCTTATTAGTGTTTACTCATAgataataatgcaaataatatttttaaaaataagaaagaacaaatttaagtataaaataaattataaaaatcagttttaggATGATAGGCCCGTATAGTCATGACCGGGCTCCGGCCCACCGGGAAACTTCCCGGCCTCCCGGTGGCACAATCTGCCTAGTCTGTAGACTAGTAGCCATAATATGTATAGCAACTAGCAAGTACCTAGTAACATAAAGcagtatttatcatttaattgtcctgttatattttacctattcaCCAACCATACcctcacccccattttttttttaataatgaacttATTCAAATCatgattttggaatttttaaatatattcaaagatcattttttgtatggcgacacaaatttctgttttttaaatgaaaacccCAGTTTACTGTAAATTTTTTAGTGGatcattttttttgaacattttaatatacctacctatacccaaattaaaattcgaacgaatagtttttgagttattaaaatttttatgttttatatttttatgtatacaggATGGTTCACCAAGTATGCTCACCCCCTTTTTTCTTAAATGATGCAgctattcaaaatttgatttttaaaatttttaaatatactttaagaccatattttaaaattcttaagatTTTATGTACTACTTAAGAAGTGTCACAAACTTCTGTTTCAAATGGAAAACCTcctatatttaactataaattataaagtcgATAATTTGTctgaaattttctgaaaatttgtacgagtagtttttattttgtgttttaaggATAAAAAGTCCATGGTAatgggtgtataatatatgggggctatggtaatttgaaaattgtagtcattaatattaataatttgtaaaaatgggctaaatataataaaaaatagatccaattttaagtattttttatatttaagtaaaaccaTTTTTGAGGACTGTTATccttaatacaaacattttaataactaagaaactactcGATCGAATTTTTAATAAGATAcatcgacatttttaaaaaaattatccaccaaataatttacaataaataaggGAGGTTGtcgtttgaaaaacagaaatttgtatcgccacagaacatatagtactataataacattttaaaataggactttgagtaaattaaaaaatttaaaacatcagaatttgattaaattcattattaaaggaaaaaatggtgGTGAGCATGTTTGATGAATCACTTTGTATATAAGTACACGAAACTCTGTACCAATGTCTGCAGTATGttcattaggtactttattatattatatattatacatagatattagccttataatacgtaatttaaattaaatgaaaaaataattatgacaaaTTAATAAGTGTCAATAGTTtcaggaaaatataatataactgctcCCTGAATAGGTGTTACatacattaggtataggtattatccAACATTAATATCCGCGGTAACACAATTTCCGTTTTATACAGTACGGGTGGAGTTTGAATCCATTGTCAAAGTTCCAAATACAATTATGCagaggttttttttatcatttaagtattttcaatacctatttCTTTAGTCATATTTTCTACACTGAggacttgtacctatatacataggtacacgaATCGTCGCCTTTATTTAATGTGTATTCTTGAATTTTGTACAACTGATGACAAcgctattatttgttttaattaattataaaatattggctCATTTCGAagacatatatacatatattatatttgcgttTACTCCGCTCtcaatataattgttttcaaaatgttattctaTTTTACCAACGATGTTTAACGAAATTTAATCTCGTTCGATAATGTACAGCTATAGTTATGGTTCTCTGCAGAATCTATaatttcaaaagttaaaatcaTCGTCGGTgaagttaattataaaaaaatgcagAGGACGTCTCCAATCCACGTTTATAGTTCCTACACCTACTATTTATACTTTcatatcattttctataccGATACGTCGGAcataagtaaatagtaaatacctatctatattatctctttaaacaatgattattatgaacatattatttacataattacataataaccAGCTTAAATATTAATGGAAATTCACTACACCGTAATATATGTAATAGGAATTAAAATaagtcaacaattattataatataatatcatctctGGATTTTtccatctatattttataatagaggCCACGAGCAAGGTCACTCGCTCACTTACtgagataatttaaatatttatcgacGTCCAATAAAAAACCACTTCAAATATTAAgctctataaatatttttttcagctgGTACTTGGTGGTTGGAAATAAAATAGCAAATCTTTAGCTTGTATAATGAATGtgcagtggcgtgcccaggatCATCGTATAATGGGGGGGAGATCTAACCCTTACCCGCCCCCCCTGGGCACGACAATATGTATATGGAATCTCATCAATTTGCGTAATAAATTCACACTGCaatggtacctaatattaaagttggaaatgtatttgaaaattcaTTCAAGTACCTAATCATGCGCATAGGCactgtatattttgtgttattaaaaaattaaatgatcgATTAGGTTACTAATTGCAGCGAATACTGAGCAATGGGCATCTCGAAAATGATGCAGCAATcgaatagtaataactaataactcgtgaaatattgaataacataTGATACACCtaaagaaaaaatgattataatggtaaaaaaaGAACTTGATAGTAACgtcttaacaatattttgttttaatattttttatcgataataaaaacaaaatgtatttaaaaaatatatgttccgTACTTTGGCGTGAGTAGGCAACCACTCGTGCAGTCGTGCTTCATTGGTGTGACGCTGGCTATTATAGTAAACACCGACCGTGCTAGTGTACGACCATCGATCGACGACAAGTATCTTACTCGTGTTGGAAACTTGTACCggcaatatttcatattattataatatacaataatataggtactgttgttGGTTCAGAATATAAATCGCACGCACTCGCCCCAACTAGCTATTATAGGAGTATAGGACATAACGTTACaccgacattttaaattatgtacctacctacctacgttcgTATTTATCATGACgcgtattatacataaatatttataatatagctaaagaatttataggtacaataagtcactaggtacctattgaatatacaaaatctgtgtaaaaaattacccattatactatattattaatcggGTAacgctgtttttttttattatcttattaattacGACGCCATATTCGTACAGTCAATTTAGTCAATTACTCGATATTTTCCAgactaaaaattatatgcacAACGCACGTatcaatagtacctacataacctACATTCTTTCCTACCCATcgcataaaactataaacaaaaataatactcgGAATTtggatacaaatatacaatctagaagacaataatatatttaaaaataaataaaagtattgaagTGAAGTACCaacatctataaaaaaaacattaaataaataatatacctacctaataattatgtacctatcaacTTGATTTAAAACCAGGCAAGTCGCTCTGCTGCTGTATGCTCTACTGGTGTAGAGACAGTAGTGTTGTATACCTATCTAGGTGGATTATGTCCGATCAGCGCCGGGTTGAGAGTTttcggcccaccgagattttaaatttctatcgccttccccccccccccccccctaaatcaCCTATGgtccaaaaatgttttttcttttttctttatccATGACAAGCGCAGTCTAatctactttttaaattaaattattgcgAATACGTACCTAAGTGAGTATATTGCACAAtttgcacaaaataaaaaatattataatacgtacctatattacttatactagtatagtcgtatattagtatgtatttaGTACggcgaacaaaatattttaatgtaaggaCGCACTAAATCacagtaaacataaaaacacgTAACCTTTTTGATTCAGGACTGTGTAGTCGATGcagaaaaaactaaattatcaagttatttcaaataagtcaataagtaacaataatgTGAAATGTAAACTTGTGTGTTGCGTGAAAGTGTACGTAGTACGTGTGAGTTCCATTAACTGTTGCCCGTTGGACGATATTGCGATAATAGTGGGAAAACCCATACAATAATTACGGTCAattggaattatatttatttttataaacatgcaGGCAGGACGCAGCacacaaatattattcactTGGTACACACTGCAAGGCTCTACTGCTCTAGCGATTGACAATTCTTGAgaattaaataaccaatacacTATGCATCAGTATTATACAGTTGAtgcatttattgttttaaccgtgtatttggttctatattttattttatcactatCTAAAAATAGTAGACTACTTTTGTCCAAAAATAGTAACGGCCCAAATTTTACGCGGCCCACCGACattttctcggtagctcgccGGTTCAACCCGGGCCTGTGTCCAATTACgaacatacctacctaacacGGGTCGGAGTATCACCCAGGGTCTTCAATAAGCTACAGTGAAGTCACACTAAGTCACCCAACTCCGCAAGCAGGACTAATAGactaaaagtttcaagtaggtaccgacgaatatttttaaattacaacaaaataaaactgtttatgTATTTGATTACATGATGAATTATTCATAACTCGTAGTCATAAGGAAActtctattaaatgttcaagccttaggtataaaaaatttaacatttcttACATTTACCtacaagtacaaaataattagtattttcgTGAATTTGAcgaaaattcttataaaaaaaaaaaccatgcatAATTGtatggattttcaatatttatatagatatataatacctaacgtAAAGAAAACATAGAACCTTTTAGCTCTTATTCTAGAATAATCAATTGTTAGAAAAAAAGTTTGAGGTTAGATActatgatttaaaaagaaaatgtattttatatattcattttatggTATGGTGAACTGAATtgcagttaatatattatataatgtaggtacttagaccaattattatatgtcatattgtattagtagtttttattaacatataaacCAATAGCCAATAGCATCATACCGTAAATGGTAGATCGGTGTGTATAGTTTCATGGTATTAACTATCAACCTTTAACTAATCTGCATATTTTGATCCGATtgtgtagtaataataacaaataatgtcATTGTGAAAAGTTTCAAGttcttacctataatattgccttatacattatgttatttacaataatttattacatattttactattattgttatgaaacaaatattaaatataaattatcgaaAGCAATGATGTGTGCGTCtttagatatttttgtataatatatttttatatgttatatagtatgtataatatgtttatgtcataattagggctaggattttgtagcatttgcattttctttcatagtactacaggacatagctaatcaaaaacaaaattcgattcattcatcagagttcaaatatgcaattttgattttgctttgtttgcattttcttatgatattcgtaaataaatgcttttttggtacttttttgtcagtttattagcttttttttgttaattatatgcatatttaacatttttaggacatttacgtacatatttatctaaattattatttattaatttattttaattgtgttattatatatacttatttcatgatttcgtagtgaaatattattgccttatcggaaaatatttctgaaaatagattctcAGATTTTGTCAGTGATTACCGAGTGGGGAGTAATGGTTACGtaatacgttgacatttatcgacatttaataaaacggtttttaatttatttttttcaatatttataaattttgcttagttgttctaagaattacttagtgtgaacatataaaaatgtgtttaataaattattttttgatattaaaaatatttttcagttaaacttaaaatgtcttttttagttgcattttcttggttaaaatgcttttttttgtagcattattggcaattttttaattcctttattgtaggtttttagtgctttGTTTTCCTAGCCCTAGTCATAATCCTacagtaatattaattgttgaaactttattgtgatttaatattttaataaaaaaacaagacTAATAGCAAATAGTAATGGTAaccaattaatgtttttaaatagcAGTAAAATTACCATACTAGTCTAATCAAGTACTAAACTACCCAGTTATTTAAATGTAGTTATTGCTAAATGTTCACAGATTCAATAATATTCAGGCAGGAATCagggatgatttttttttatttaattaaagtatattatactctattcaaataaaaaccatattcATCGGGCTTTCATTAGTCAGGCCTTCCATTTGTCATTCCTCCCTAAGTACTCATATGTACCCCTGCTATGAAGAAATAATATGCCCATATGCACAAGTCAGCTACAgagtacaatttttaacatgaatagagtataaattaaactaattagacccaattctaaaaaaaaaacaaatttatcaaacataagatacaataaaaattgacgatatattatatcaaaatatattgtagtaacATTAACGAGCACTGACAGACACTTGCCAAACTCTAATGTTGTTGTCTGAGTATCCAGCAAACAATGTTTGTCCATCAGTTGACCATGCAAGTGATAGACATCTGGGTGGTTCGGTATTGCTGTTCTGTGATTGAGATACAACTTCTGGGCGAAGTTCCTCAACCATTTCTTTGCTTTCCAAATcctaaacaacaaaaaataaaaaataacataataatttaacacaatacCTACTGAATTGTAATGGATTGAAAtaccaacaattttaataaaatatggataaaaaacaaacaaaaaaatgcaacATACCCAAATTTTGATTGATGGTCCAAAAGCAGCACACAACCAGTAACGGTTGGGGCTGAAGCACAAAGCTTCAATGATATCATTATGGTCAAGTGTGTGCAAGTGTTTGCCGTCATTAAGATCCCATAACATAGCTTTGCAAtcctataaaaatacaattatattgaaatattttttttttttgttagccaaaaatttattttattacctttcCTCCTGAAGCACACAGTGAACCATCAGGTGAAACAGTAACAGTGTTAAGGTATCCAGTGTGTCCATAATGGTTGGTCTTGATGCGGCAGTTAGTTAAGTTCCATACCTTGACAACCTTATCCCAACCAGCACTCACAATAATTGGGTTATGGATATTAGGAGAGAACCGTACACATGATACCCAATCGCTGTGACCATCatcctaaaacaaaatatccaatttaattcattgattattttaatacaaaaagtatttttaaaacattacaaacaatatacctagagtaaaaaattaattactaagtagaagatttttaaatatataataataatcaagataattatctgtttaaaaacaaatcaaatgatataggtatagagCAAAGTGGAGTTGGTATTACTATAgatgttaatattttgttatctttTTTTACTGgttttgacaataattataaataaagttcaagattatggtttaaaattttaactattataacaattattgtaagaacaaaatattcataacattacatttttatttaaacagatTTATAAATGTTACAGCTTACAAGTAATTATTTCGAGATTATGCAAACTACGCAGAGAAATTCAATACTATTTTCCAAGTAAAAAGtcttaatatactttaattttgattCTCCTACCCACAATGGAGGAGTCATTTTTAGAATCTTATTTCACTAACTAATATATGCGATTAAGTCTTGGGAAACCTAACCATGTTTAGGTTGGAATCAAACCACCTAAGAGGACACACTACACTGCATGAGTCTTCTttaggtcaacatttaaacaacttcaaaacattttaaaataacaagaaTCTGAatctaatttactattatttttaatattagaatgaatCAGGTAAGATTAATATTCAGGGCACtagttttattgattttttaattttgagtcaATTTATGAGCATTTCTCAAAATTGTTAATTGCATAAAAGCATATAAGCATATGAGCTGATAAGCAAATATATGAAACTGGTTAcaatgttgaaataataattttcgaaacaatttaatgaatatgaacacatttaatttacaatatcaaATGTGAATGATTGCaagaatatgataaaaaaaacatggcaTGCTACCAGAAATTTTTTCTCGACAAGGAAAATTAAGGAatcattaatatgtatttacagttgatttgtgtttttatgaCAATAAACATAGCGACCACAGCGATAAACatagtaagttataaaaaaaagttgtatccagaccaaaaacatattatgtatgttaaaaagtaaaaattggaATTCTAATGATTTGTATTATGGAAGAAAAAATTTACCCAATCATGTTctatagaaaacaataataattaatccgtttctacataatattatacaatcaatgaAAACATGGAATAAACATTTACTCAATTGTTGAGGTTGTTTGTATATGAGGTATCAATAGTACCTGTAACTCGAGCAGTTATCACAGAATAACAAGGAATTAACTATCAAGTATAGATATTCTAACATACTATAGTTGaacattaatgtaaatattaagaaaGCCAAATTAATTTAGTGCCAATTGTACAATCTCCGATTAAAGTTAACCCGAGTTTAATTGGccaaatttgcccggttaaatatctgttataaGCTGATTAAGCGTAATTGAAGTTTAACTGTAGACGGTACTTCTGGCCttaaacatcaataaatatattgttaaaataacatagtagagaactagaaaaatattaaaaaaaacttaataaatattttaatcaaaattaaaaaatatattataataaaacattattgatataACCAATGTTTAGTAAGTACTCTGTTTCAAGAGAAAAATCACTGTCTATGCATTGTGAACCACATAATAACACTAGTTGGTGGAAGATCACAATTTAAGATAGTGTGGTTGCCTTGACGACCTAtgataagatatttttaaactgacaactaaattaaataaccaGAACAGCTAGAATATTAACCACTAGCGCTTGCAACGTGATATATGCCGATATAGAAGCAGGATTTACGAGGTTATTAGCAATTGCAATATTTGAGCTTATAGCCATGATCTTTATAGTGATTTTGGTAGGGACTTAATCATGATTTGTTAAATGTGTAGGAGATGCGTAACAATGACAAAACTCTGTCTGCAGACTAATTATTCCCTTTCGAGATACGAGTAGTTAGTTAATTAGTACACTTTTAGCTTATCTCTTACCTGAATAGTGTATTTGCACTCAGCCAAAGTATTCCACAACTTGATAGTCTTGTCCCGACTTCCAGAAACAATTTGACGGTTGTCAGCAGAGAAGGCAACGCTCAATACATcctaaatagaaaaataaaaaatgtttaatggatgtaaaaattaatgtgaCCCTAACGAACAATCCGCGAAGCATATACCGACATGTGTAAGTACTTACCAAGCAGTAAAgcttctatatataataaaaaaaaaaaagtaaaaaaaaagcttgAGACATATTGAACCTTGGTGTGGTCTTCAAAACGACGAGTGGTACGTCCAGCAGCCAAATCCCACAGACGGAGAGTCTTGTCCCAAGAACCGGAAAGCGCGTAGTTACCGTCTGACGAAAGAACGACGTCGCTGACGAAGTGCGAATGTCCGTACAAACGTTTCTTGGGGATTCCGTAGTTGAGTTCGTCACGTGTCAGGTCCCAAACGATCAGGGTCTTGTCTGTGGAAAAAAAACGTCGTGGATTAGTAACCGGACAAAACCGAAAGTTCTCGAGTAGTTCGGAGCCCCGCCGCGGGCCACAAGGCATCCGCGAACCCAAAACACAACTGGAGCGTAGTCCGCGTTAGCAGTCTTAGAAACTGGGGGAATAGATTCAAAATTCTTGGCGAGAAAACTGTGCGATAGTGACGAACAGTAAGCCGCGTAAGGGTGGGCGTTATGCAGATGCAGCACTTACCTCGTGAACAAGACAGAATCATGTCGGTGTGGATCGGATTGGTGGCGATCTGCGTAACCCAACCGTTGTGCCCACGAAGGGTACCGCGGAGTTGCATTGTCTCAGTCATTGCGAAGGGTTGGAATCAAATCTGTTGTACCTGTAAAtagcaagaaaaaaaaacgagaaaacCGGAGGAGTTCACGTGTTCAGTTCGGGGCCATAGGAAAGAGAGATGTGTGAAGCGAGTGCGGACGCGGATCGGCTTGCATTCGTGTTTGGGGTTAGGTGACCGCAGTTACCAGgcgtgtatattgtataacactAACCACGGTAGTAGTACGATTAATGACACATCAATGAATCGCATTTCatcgtattattgtatttcaattttcaatgttatttacaattgttataaaaaaacatttcttatTAACTCTTCTATTTTCACTATACGAATACATTTGTTAATCTATATTTcgccaaaattaattttttaacattttattcattacaaCACAATATCAGAGTTCAACGTATGCGTGGCCACACTGATCCGCGACGCGGCCATAAAATGACCGCACGTTTCGAAAAATaacatgaattaaatattaatgttctgCATAAATCTGAATTTAGGACAATCGGTCCCCGGACAATTTGGTCCCCGTGAAAAGACGCAGAATGCGGACAACTGGCACccttcataattttatacacgGGCAATTGGTACCCGACttgaaagttaaatataaaatatttttgtagcaTAAAGCGTTCTTATTAAcggatacaatatttttttctctatcacttattggttttaaaaaaacatatttttcattgttcTTTGTCAATGATATCATTGTTGTAGAATCAATTATTTGTAtcgattcaataaaaatataaatacttggaTGTTTAATCCTGACAATATGTTGACATTTATTGTTAAAacgtagcataatattatataattcaaatgaacaaaaaaaaaattcaaaagatAGATACATGCCTACTTAAATACCAAATAaccttttttaatcaaaattaatataatatctcgcAAAAATTAAGCCTCGATGGTTTATCGATGTTTTACAGCAAGACTTAAGgaatacaaataattcaaaagtTCATCTTTAGAAAAGTTAATGTCAAAACTATTACAAAcagatacaatatttttttctctatcgcttattggttttaaaaaattatttaaaaaaacattttcattcttCTTTGTCAAAGATATCATAGTTgtagaattaattatttgaatcgattcaatagaaatatatatacttgGATGTTTAATCCTGACAATATGTAGAAATTTATTGTTGAATGCTTCAGATATATTATTAGTgggggcacaattttttttttgatgcaTTATTACACTCCATAAATGTGGTGGAAAAATCGGTGGTTGGCGTTTTAGATACGTGGTTTCAAATTCCGTAGTTGTTGCCTTATAATTTCCATTGACGTACGCAGcatcaaaaaaaagttaagatgTCGTCTACGTCATCATTGTAATTAATTGTGTCATACATTATAGACAttcctaaaataaaaagtaataataaataataattcatattttattaccttttttaatcatattcaCTGGTAAGAATTCCAAAGCGCTTATTAATTTCACAGGTTGTCtgaattgtttattttctttgtattttatGGCTAGTCCTAATTCTTGGACTTTTCTCTAAATAGATTGATTCGAGTGAAAATAGCATAGACAGTTGGATTgttactttattttcaaatacatctTCAATTGCTTTTATCACAGCTTGTTCGAAATCAATCAAAATCACTTTAATcgaagaacaatatttttttaacaacaatagCATTTCTTTATAggttacttttgttttttttttgcagtaaTACGTACACTATCGGTAAACTGTTTTTCCCTATTTGAGcatgaataacatattatacttgaatGAAACCTTGTGGGCAGGTTGCAAAAGTGCCAtccataaatatatgttttgatAATGATAAAGATTTTAAACATAGCTGTGAAGCAAAAACTAAAATtctattcttattatttttattgtcataaaGAAGAAATTGCTGTGGATCTTTTCCGCCAGTAGTGGCCCATTTTGAATTGTCCAAGTTTAattcatttattgattttatcttTGGGTAATTATTACTACGAATTCGTCGTAAAgatcgttttaaattattttcaataggtatttttttccTACCTTCTTCAGATAAATTCGTTACATTTTTGGCATAAATTCTAgatggtaaatttaaattttcttgagCGTCTTGTTTCATTTTGCAAGTGGCTCGTTCCGCTTCCAAAACACCCGGATTAGTTAGTTTCATGATTACGTATCTCAGATTTAATTACACGCTTTAAATCATTATCGGTAGTAATACTACCGTTGCATACTTTTTTGTGAACACACACTCAACATTTACCCTTTTTAacatgtttttgaaaaacaaataaaacattttggtatcccaattttatttttccgtgGCTGGTTTTAAAAGATTCTATATTTCCATTATTAGTATACTAGTACAAACTAGACGGATGTACAGCAATAACTGATGATCGGTCAGTCGGtaataaaagattattattaatcaagggaaatattttattacagtttaCTAAAAATAGTTAGTACTGTAATGCTAGTATAGTgttatacttaaaagtttataatcCAGTCTCAATCTTATTGACATAActtttgttgtataaaaatattattataacattataatttctaaCAACGAATAAGATtagtataaagttattataataatattacaatattatcattataaaatactgtCTGGGATTAGTGAGATtgactattatacctattgacCGGGGACCAAATGTCCGTTTACCCATAAATCGACATAGGTACCTTAATGTAtcgtataaaaacaaaaattggtaGCATTTTCTTtggatatttaaatatcttgatttttgatattaaataactcGTACAATTGTACTACAT
This is a stretch of genomic DNA from Acyrthosiphon pisum isolate AL4f chromosome A3, pea_aphid_22Mar2018_4r6ur, whole genome shotgun sequence. It encodes these proteins:
- the LOC100163081 gene encoding guanine nucleotide-binding protein subunit beta-like protein (The RefSeq protein has 1 substitution compared to this genomic sequence) gives rise to the protein MTETMQLRGTLRGHNGWVTQIATNPIHTDMILSCSRDKTLIVWDLTRDELNYGIPKKRLYGHSHFVSDVVLSSDGNYALSGSWDKTLRLWDLAAGRTTRRFEDHTKDVLSVAFSADNRQIVSGSRDKTIKLWNTLAECKYTIQDDGHSDWVSCVRFSPNIHNPIIVSAGWDKVVKVWNLTNCRIKTNHYGHTGYLNTVTVSPDGSLCASGGKDCKAMLWDLNDGKHLHTLDHNDIIEALCFSPNRYWLCAAFGPSIKIWDLESKEMVEELRPEVVFQSQNSNTEPPRCLSLAWSTDGQTLFAGYSDNNIRVWQVSVSAR